GATGATGACCAGAAAGCGCCGCTCCGACAGGCGCACGAACTCGATATGCTTGAAGACGGAGCTGCGACGCGGCACCATGACCACTCCCACAAACTGGGAGAGGCTGGACAGCAGATTGGCCGCATTGGCTATCACCTTCTGCGGCTGTTCGGGCATCAGGCCGGGCGTTACAAGATCGCAGCGATCCACGGTCAGCATGGTGTCGACAAACAGGCGGTATCCCCTGGCTGTCGGCACGCGGCCTGCCGATGTGTGAGGACTGATGATCAGTCCCATCTCTTCCAGGTCGGCCATCACATTGCGTATGGTGGCAGGCGACAATTCAAGCCCGGATGCACGTGAAAGAGTGCGCGAACCGACTGGTTGACCGTCAGCGATGTAACGCTCGATCAGCGCTTTGAGCAATAACTTGGCACGTTCGTCGAGCATGATTTCATTTTAATGATGTAATTTCCCAGATGACATCCACGTTCCACCATATTGCCCTGATCGGCAAGTACCACACACCCGCAGCAGGCGTTCCGTCCGATGCAGCCAGCGAAGCGCTGCAACGGATTGCCGGTTACGTGCGCAGCATGGGTTGTGAGGTGATTCTGGATACCCAGTCCGCCATCTACGCGGGCCTGCCCGATTACCCGAGCATGGATGTGGACGGACTGGGCAGGCATTGCGACCTGGGTCTGGTGGTGGGCGGCGACGGCACCATGCTGGGCGTGTGTCGCCATCTGGCGCGCTATGGCACGCCGCTGGTCGGCATCAACCAGGGGCGGCTGGGGTTTGTCACCGATATTGCCCTGGATGAATTCGAAGCCTCGATCACGCCCATACTGCAGGGCGAGTACGAGGAAGACGAACGCACCTTGATGAATGCTCGCGTCATGCGCGACGGCCAGTGCGTGTTTGAAGCCCAGGCCATGAATGATGTGGTGGTCAACCGTGGCTCGACCTCGGGCATGGTGGAGTTGCGCATCGAGGTCGGCGGCAGCTTTGTTTCCAACCAGCGCGCGGACGGCTTGATCGTGGCCACCCCCACGGGCTCCACCGCCTATGCGCTCTCGGCCGGCGGCCCCATGCTGCACCCATCGATTCCGGCCTGGGTGATGGTGCCCATCGCGCCGCACAACCTCTCCAACCGACCCATCGTGCTCTCCGACGCTCAGGAAGTGACTATCGAGGTGGTGGGCGGCCGGGGCGACGCCAGCGCGAACTTCGACATGCAGTCCCTGAAATCGCTGCAGCATGGCGACCGCATCCTGGTGACTCGCGCCGATCACAGCGTGCACTTTCTGCACCCCAAGGGCTGGAATTACTTCGACACCCTGCGCAAAAAGCTGGGCTGGAACGAGGGAGGCGTTTGACCATGGCCTTGAAGCGCATCGTCCTGCGGGACTTTGTGATTGTCCAGTCACTCGATCTGGACTGGCAGACCGGCTTCACGGTGCTGACCGGCGAAACCGGCGCCGGCAAGTCCATCATGCTCGACGCTCTGCAACTGGTGCTGGGCGCACGCGCCGATGCACAGGTGGTGCGCGAAGGCTGCCCTCAGGCCGATATTTGCGCAGAGTTCGATTGCCCTCCCCAACTGAATGAATGGCTGGAGGAGTCGGGTTTTGCGCAGGAGCAGGATTTGCTGCTGCGCCGCGTCATTGACAGTCTGGGCCGTAGCCGTGCCTGGATCAACGGCTCGCCCGCCACGGCCACACAGCTGCGCCATCTGGGCGATCAGTTGATCGACATTCACGGCCAGCATGCCTGGCAAAGCCTGACCCGCCCTGACGCAGCACGCGCCATGCTGGATACCTATGGCGGCATTGAAACGGCCCAGCTCAAGTCGCTTTGGCAGGACTGGCGCCAGAGCCATCAGGCTCTGGAGCAGGCGCTCTCGGCCCAGGACAATCTGCAACGCGAACGGGAACGCCTGCAATGGCAGATCTCCGAGCTGGACAAGCTGTCGCCACGCGCTGAAGAGTGGGATGAGCTCAATGCCCAGCACACGCGTCTGTCGCACGCGCAGACCTTGATGGACTCGGCACAGTCCTGCCTGCAACTGCTGGAGGATGATGATGCAGGAGCGGCCACCCCATTGGGCAGAGCCCACCACCTGTTGCAGGATCAAGAGCACCTGGAGCCTGAGTTTCAGAGCATTGCCGACGTACTGGGCTCCTGTGTGGCCCAGTTGCACGATGCCCGTCACTCGCTGCAGGCCTATCTGCGCCGCGCCGATCTGGACCCCGAGCTGCTGGCCGATCTCGATGAACGCCTGTCGGTGTGGATGCAGCTGGCGCGCCGCTACAAGCGCACACCTGAGGACTTGCCCGCCCTGCTCGAAGGCTGGAAACAGGAGCTGCACCAGCTGGATGCTGCCGTCGATGTGGAGGGGCTGCGCGCCAAAGAGCAAGCCGCCCACCTCAGGTATCAGGCCGAGGCGCGCAAAATCTCGCAACAGCGTACCCTGGCAGCACCACGCCTGTCGCGCGCCATCACCCAGTCCATGCAAAGTCTGGGCATGAAGGGCGGTCGTTTCGAAGTGCAGCTGGAGCATGCCGACGCCGCCAGCCCGGCCGGCACGGACAGCATCACCTTTCTTGTGGCCGGCCATACCGGCGCCACGCCCAAGCCCGTGGCCAAGGTGGCATCAGGCGGCGAGTTGTCGCGCATCTCGCTGGCCATTGCCGTGACCACCAGCGAACTGGGTCAGGCCGGGACCTTGATCTTTGACGAGGTGGACTCCGGTGTGGGTGGAGCCGTGGCCGAAACCGTAGGCCGCCTCATGCACTCGCTCGGCGGCTCGCGCCAGGTGCTGGCCGTCACACACCTGCCTCAGGTCGCAGCCTATGCAGACCAGCATTACCGAGTGACCAAGCGCCCCAAATCCAACACCACCATCAGCAGCGTGGACCCGCTGGCGGGCGAGGAGCGCGAGATGGAAATGGCCCGCATGCTGGGCGGCGAGCACCTGTCCGAAGCAACCATGGCCCATGCCAGAGAAATGCTGGCCATGGCAAGATTGCCTGCAAAGCAGGCCGCCAACAGCGCCCTGCGTCCATCGGCCACCCCAGCCAGAAGCGCCAAGGCCAGCACGACAGCCCGCAAGAGCGGCAAAGTCAGAGGAGTTTGAAATCATGTCCATGGAGATTGTTCTGATCAGCGGCATGTCCGGATCGGGCAAATCCGTTGCGCTGCACGCGCTGGAGGATGCTGGCTACTACTGCGTCGACAACCTGCCCCCGGAATTGCTGCAGTCCTTTGTGGAGCTCAAGCTCACCCATCAGGACGAGAAAGTGGCCATTGCCATGGATGCACGCAGCGCCAAGGGCCTGCCTCAGCTGCCTGACCAGCTGCATCGCCTGAAAAAGCAGGGGCTGATGCCGCGCATGATTTTTCTAGATGCCGACAGCAGCACTCTGATCAGGCGCTTTTCGGAAACCCGAAGGCGCCACCCTCTGTCTCCGGGCGCCCAGACGAACGAGCGCCAGGCACTGGAGCTCGATATCGAAAAGGAGCGCGAGCTGCTGGGCCTGCTGCGCGACCGCTCCATCGTCATCGACACCGGGGACCTCAAGTCGGCGCAACTGCAAAGCTATATCAAGCAGATCATCGAAGCACCCACAGGGCAGATGACGCTGATGTTCCAGTCCTTTGGGTTCAAGCACAGCATGCCCACAGACTCTGACTATGTGTTTGACGTGCGCATGCTGCCCAATCCCTTCTATGACAAGGAGCTGCGTGCCTTGACGGGCTTGGACAAGCCGGTTGCCGACTATCTGGGTGCCCTGCCCGAGGTGCAGCAGATGCAGCTGGACATACAGCAATTCCTCGAACGCTGGCTACCGCTGCTGTCCCGAGACCACCGCAGCTATGTCACCGTGGGCATAGGCTGCACGGGCGGGCAACACCGCTCGGTCTTTCTCGTCGAAGCCCTGGCCAGACATTTCGAGAAGCAGTGGCCCACCGTGCGCCGCCACCGCTCACTGGATTTTCGCGACAAATTCATCCAGGTCTCTCAGCAGTTTCTGGCCACTGACGCCACCCAACCGATCAGCTGAACCGCATGCTCAGCCCTCAGACGTCAGCCATGCAGGTGCTGCTGCTCGAAGACGACCCGGCCATTGCAAGAACGATTTGCTACGCTCTGGAGCGCGAGGGCATAGCCGTCACCCACAGCCTGCTGATCGCCGATGCGCGTCGGCAATGGAGCAGGACAGCGTTTGATGTACTGCTCATGGACGTGGGCCTGCCCGACGGCAACGGCCTGGACTGGTGCCGCGAGCTGCGCTCTGCCGGCTCCATTGTTCCGGTACTGGTGCTCAGTGCCAGAGGCGAGGAGATGGACAAGGTTCTGGGCCTGGAACTGGGCGCGGACGACTATCTGACCAAGCCCTTCAGCCCGCGCGAGCTGCTGGCGCGCACCCGAGCCCTGCTGCGCCGCTCCAGGCAGTTTCAGCCTGCAGCACCCGCCCAGCTTGCGAAAGCACTTCAAATAGATGAGCAAGGGCAACGGGCTCTGATCCACAGCAAAGCGCTGGATCTGACACGGCGCGAATATCAGCTGCTGCAAAGCCTTGTCAACGCTACAGGCCGTATCCTGAGCCGCGACGCCTTGCTGGAGCAAATCTGGGGGCTGGACAGCGAGAGCACGGACCGCACGGTGGATACCCATATCAAGACCCTGCGCGCCAAACTGCGCGAGCGTTTGCCCGATCAGGAGCTCATCGTCACCCACCGCGGTCTGGGCTACAGCCTGAACCAGCCCGGATAGCCGGTATGCGTCTGGGCCTGCGCCTTTTCTTTGCCTTCTTCCTGATCAACGGCCTGGCCGCCTTTTTCGTGCTGCGCGTCTTCATGGTGGAGATCAAGCCCAGCGTGCGCAAAGTGACCGAGGACACGCTGGTGGAGACCGCCTATGCGCTTGCCACGCTGGCCAGTGCCGACATGGAAGAAGGTCGGCTGCAAGCCGGTGCGGACAGCACGTTTGCCACTCAGCTTCAGGGCTACACACAAAAGCCGATACAGGCCTGGATCTGGGACACACGCAAGACCACGCTGGATCTGCGCATCACCGTCACCGACTCCCGAGGCATCGTGCTGTTCGACTCCCAGGGCAGGGACCAGGGCGCCGACTATTCGCGCTGGCGCGATGTCTATCTGACACTGCGCGGTGAATATGGCGCGCGCACCACGCGAGCCGTCAAGGAGGACGAATCCAGCAGCGTCATGTATGTCTCCGCACCCATCATGGTGGACGGCCAGATTGCCGGGGTGCTGACCACCTCCAAGCCCTCCAGCTCGGTACAGAAAATCGTCGACGGCGCCGAGCAGAAGATTCTGCGCGGCGGCCTGCTGTTTGTGCTGCTGTCCGCCGCCGTGGGCTGTGCGGTGACCTGGTGGTTTGTGCTTCACGTGCGCCGGCTGCGCAACTATGCGCAGCATGTACAGGCCCCCACGCTCAACGAGTCTGCCCACCCCGCACAGGCCTCGGCTCCTGCGGCCATACCCGACATGCCTGGCGAGCTGGGCGAGCTGGCCCAGGCCATGGACAATATGCGCAAGCGCCTGGAAGGGCGCGACTATATCGAGGGGTATGTACGCGCTCTGACCCACGAACTCAAAAGCCCGGTGGCCGCCATACGCGGCGCGGGCGAGTTGCTGCAGGAAGAGCTACCGCCCCAGGACCGGGCCATGTTCGCCAGACAGGTGGTGGACCAGAGCCTGCGCCTGCAGAACCTGATCGACCAGCTGCTGCAGCTCAGCCGTCTCGAACAGCGCCAGCAACTGGACACCAGCCACGGCTGCAGCCTGATGGAATGTGCGCGCCAGGCCATGGACTCTCTTCAAAGCCATACCGAGCAACGCCGCATCTCCATACGCCTGAGCGGCGTGGACAGCAGCGGCCCCTGGGAGACCGGCCTGGTCACCCTGGCCATCAGCAATCTGCTGCAGAACGCCCTGGATTTCTCTGCCGAGAACAGCGTGATCGAGCTTGAGCTGGGCCCGCACCGCATCACCGTCAGTGATCAGGGCCCGGGGGTTGCCGAGCCCTTGCTGGCCCGTCTGGGCGAGCGTTTCTTCACCACGCCCAGACCCAACGGAGAGCGCAGCGGCACCGGCCTGGGCCTGTCCATCGTCACCCGCATCATGCATCTTCATGGCGGCAGCATGCAGGTCCGAAATCGCCACCCTGGCCTTGCAGTGACCCTGGATTTCGCTCCCCAAAGCTGAGCAACCAAGGCTTTCAAGCAGGACTTCACACCCGCTTCACAGACTTCATTGCGTCCACACAGTCGCCGCCGACACTGCGTCCTGAAACCCCTCATTCAGGAGCACGCATGAAAAACCGACTGCTGTTCAAGACAGTCTCACTGCTGATCGTTCTGGCCTTGCTCATGGCCGGCCTGTCCATGATTCAGGATGTGGTGAAAGACCGCATCCGCAACCGCGACTACGCCGTGCAAAGCGTGGTCTCCAGCCTGGCCGGCACGCAAACGCTGATTGGGCCGGCCCTGGTGCAGAGCTGCACGGAGACCACCAGCACGACCAATGGCAAGAAAATCGAATACAGCACCCGGGAATTCCAGCGCATGCTGCTGCCCGACACGCTCAACCACGACGCCAATGCCAAGATGGAAGAGCGCTCACGCGGCCTGCACCACATCAACACCTATGTGCTGCACGACCAGATATCGGCCAGCTTTGCCAATGCCGCGCAGTATGCGGCGCTGCCCAAGCCCAGCGAGCCCAACGCCGTGGTGCGCTGCAAGAAGGTCCTTGTGGCATTTGCGCTCAGCGACCCGCGCGGCATCCGCAGCGCGACGCTGCAGGCCAACGGCCAGGATCTGGCGGTCGAGTCCGGTACGCCGCTGGAGCGCTATGGCAAAGGCATTCAGGCAGAGATTGATGCCAGCCTGCTGAAAAAGGGTGAAGCCCTGAACCTAGACCTCAAGCTGCAGTTGCTGGGCACGGAGCAGCTCGCCTTCAGCCCCATCGCCACGGAAAGCAAGGTCACGCTGACTGCCGACTGGCCCCACCCCTCGTTTGGCGGCAGCTTTCTACCCAGCCGACGCGAGGTGACGGACAGCGGCTTCACCGCCAGCTGGGAGCTGTCCTCGCTGGCCACCTCTGCCAGCACGGCCTTCACCCGTCAGCAACGTCTTTGCAACCCTGGCTACTGGGGCGGCTCGGAAACCTATGCTGCCTCGTCAACCCGCAGCCATGACGACAGCGGCCCCTGCCTCGAAACCATGGACACGGAGTTCGTCAACCCCGTCAATGTCTACTCGCTGAGCGAGCGCGCCACCAAGTACGGCATTCTTTTTGTGATCCTGACTTTTGTCGCGGTCGGTCTGTTCGAAGTCATGAAAAAGCTGCGCGTTCACCCCGTGCAGTACCTGCTGGTCGGCTCGGCCTTGTGCAGCTTCTTCCTGCTGCTCATCAGCCTGTCCGAACACCTGGGCTTTGCAACGGCCTATGCGATAGCGGCCAGCTCCTGCGTGGCTCTGCTGGCTTTCTATGCCAGCCACATTCTGGGCAGCATCAGGCGCGGCCTGCCGTTCGCGGTTGCCATCTCGGCCCTGTACGGCCTGCTGTATGTACTGCTGCAGTTGGAGCAGACCGCACTGGTTGTCGGCTCCATCGCCCTGTTCGGCGTGCTGGCCCTGGTCATGATCTGCACCCGTCATGTGGACTGGTACGCCTTTGGACGCACTGAGAGCGACGCGCCGAGCAAGTCTTCGAAACAAGAGGAGGCCGCATGAGCCAGTCACGGCACACCCCGCAGGCTCAGGCCTTGCTGAACACTTCGTCGCGCCATCTGCTCGGCGAGCCTTGCCAGCTCAGCGTGCAGCAGTACCAGCAGCTCTGGCTGAGCGCACAAAGTCAAGGCGACCGCAGGGAGCAGCAAGTCCTGCGCCAGCAGGTCGTGGCCGCCGGCCGGCAATTGCAGGCGCAGCGCAGCAACCCGCAGGCCAAGGCCCTGTGGCTGGCCTTGATGGGGCTGCGCTGCTCCATGCTGATGCCCAGATTGCGCTTCTGAAATCTGCCGCCATGAAAAAAGGTGACGCCAGCCGTCACCTTTTTTCATTCATGCGGCTGGCATTCAGGCCAGCTCGGCATCGAGCAGCTTGCGGATAGGAGCGGGCAGACCCAGCTCGGTCCAGGCCGCTGCATCTGCCCAGCACGATGCATCGACCTCTGACGCCAGGGCTGCATGCGCCTGATCGACGGGCACCAGAACCGGATGCAGGTGCAGATCCTTGTGGGTCAGCACATGCAAAAAGCCTGGAAGATCCTGCCAGCCCCTGGTCCCGTCCTGAGGCCATGCGGCCTGCGCATGGCTTTGCAGTGCCGCATAGTCTTCAAAGACCGGCGGGCTGTAAAGCCCGGCCCAGATACCGGCTTGCGGACGCTTTTGCAGCCATACGCGGCGCTGTGCATCCACCGCCAGCAGCAGCCACCAGGACTCGGAGCTGCGCTTGATCTTTCGCGTGCGCACGGGATAGTTCTCCGGGTTGCCGGCGCGGGCCGCCCGGCATTCGGAGTGCAAGGGGCACACCAGGCAAGTGGGCTTGCGCGATGTGCAGACGCTGGCGCCCAGATCCATCATGCCCTGGGTGTAGCGCGGCATGGCTTCGTGCAGATTCTCTGTGGGGCACAGTTGCTGGGCGTGTTCCCAGAGCTGCTTTTCATTTCTGGACTGCGCCAGATCCGCATCGAACGCCAGCACCCGTGTGAGAACACGTCGCACATTGGCATCCAGAATCGGCACCCGCTCGGAAAAGCAGAACGATGAAATGGCACCGGCCGTGGAACGGCCAATGCCTGGCAAGGTCGCCAGTTCTTCGGCCGTTTGCGGAAAAGCCCCGCCCCATTGCTCCATCACGGTCTGCGCGCATTGATGCAGATTGCGCGCGCGGCTGTAGTAGCCCAGGCCGCTCCACAGCGCCAGCACGGCATCCTGCGGAGCAGCAGCCAAGCTGGCCACATCCGGAAAAGCGTCCAGGAAGCGCTGGTAGTAGCCCAGCACGGTACTGACCTGGGTCTGCTGCAGCATGATTTCAGACAGCCAGACGCGGTAAGGGTCACGGGTTTGCTGCCAGGGCAGATGATTGCGGCCATGGCTGGCCTGCCACTGCACTACAGCTGCGGCAATCGAAGGGAGAGTCAAGATTTCAAGCTACCAGGTTGATGTCCAACGGCATGGACGCGGCCTGCGGCCGCTCGGCCGCAATCGGATCCAGCAGTTGCGCCGATGCGCTGATCAGCTGCGTCTGCAGCATTCCCATGCGGGCTTGCACATTTTCCATGTCGGCAATGCGCTCCTCCAGCTCAGTGGCTGCACCGCTGATCCGGTCCACGGCCTCCAGGCGGCGCGTGTAACTGCGTTTACGTTCGCGCAATTGTGCATCGACAGGCGCAGTCAGTGATTTGCTCCACATATCCACGTCGTTCGATGCCGCTTCAAACACCGTGCGCAAGCGCAGCGCCAGCGCCTTGATCAGGCGCTGCGAAAAGTCGGCACTGCCGAGCCTGATGACACTGCTAAGCCCCAGATACTGGGTGTAGCTGCCCTCGATGCTGCGCAAGTCGTCCTTGAGCTCGGACAGCACCAGCTGCGGCGGTGTCTGCAGGGAGAAGCCGAACTCCGCATTGAGTTCCTTGAACGAGGAGCTCATCATTGCCTGGATCTCATCGGCCTGGTCCTGTACCGTTGCAGCCACAGCATGCAGACGCTCGAAGGTCTGTTCATAGACCTTGCGCAGGCCAAGTTTGAGCCCGCGCTGATCCAGCGCCTCTTTCAGCCCGGCCAATTCGGCCTTCAAAGTGCTCGAGCTCAGAAGCTGGAACAGCTCCTTGAGCATGCGCATATGGATGTGGCGCATGGCCTGGATGCGGCCGGCACTCTGGTCGAATTCCTTGTGCTCGGCCTCGATGCGGGCACGCATGCTGGCAATCACCGTCGCATTCTTTCCGCGCAGGCCGCAGAGCTCGGCCAACTGGTCGTCGAGATCGCTGCGGCGCATATTGATGACGCGCTCGACCTGCGACTGCAGTTGTTGCACATTGGTACGCACAGCGGCCTGCAGCACTTTCTGGCGCTGCCCCATGATGCCATTGGCCAGAAGGTCTTCAAAAGCGGGCAGACCGCTGGCCTGAAGCAGGCTGTCGTTACGCCCCACCTTGGCGACCAGCCCCTTCTGGGCGGAGATGGGCAGCACGCGCTCCAGCGCCACCCCCAGCAACTGGGCCGAGTCCTGCTGCTGACGGCGCAACTGGGCCTGCACCTGCGCGCCAGAACTCAGGCTGTCCCACAGCGTATCCACCTTGTTGAGCACCACCAGACGCGATGCAGCCAGGGCGTCATCGCCCCCTGCCTTGCCGGCTCCTGCCGGCAGCACATGGTCGCGCCAGATGGCAAGGTCGGACTTGGTCACGCCGGTATCGGCACCCAGCACAAAGACCACGGCATGTGCCTGGGGTATCAGATTGACGGTCAGCTCCGGCTCGGCACCCACTGCATTCAGACCAGGCGTATCGAGAATCACCAGCCCCTGTTTGAGCAGCGGATGGGGCATATTGATCAAGGCATGGC
This window of the Comamonas testosteroni genome carries:
- a CDS encoding dynamin family protein — translated: MSASFNEQFGQYGAWRRGFATQLQELREWLMAQDLLDASVQERLQRLEEQMRTDKVMVAFVAEFSRGKSELINAVFFAHYGRRLMPASAGRTTMCPAELGWEPELPPCLRLLPIDTRESPESLGQWRMRPDAWVQQPLDIADAQQISDTLAKVAEVRKVSIDQARAWGFWHDDDAADNPMVDADGWVEVPMWRHALINMPHPLLKQGLVILDTPGLNAVGAEPELTVNLIPQAHAVVFVLGADTGVTKSDLAIWRDHVLPAGAGKAGGDDALAASRLVVLNKVDTLWDSLSSGAQVQAQLRRQQQDSAQLLGVALERVLPISAQKGLVAKVGRNDSLLQASGLPAFEDLLANGIMGQRQKVLQAAVRTNVQQLQSQVERVINMRRSDLDDQLAELCGLRGKNATVIASMRARIEAEHKEFDQSAGRIQAMRHIHMRMLKELFQLLSSSTLKAELAGLKEALDQRGLKLGLRKVYEQTFERLHAVAATVQDQADEIQAMMSSSFKELNAEFGFSLQTPPQLVLSELKDDLRSIEGSYTQYLGLSSVIRLGSADFSQRLIKALALRLRTVFEAASNDVDMWSKSLTAPVDAQLRERKRSYTRRLEAVDRISGAATELEERIADMENVQARMGMLQTQLISASAQLLDPIAAERPQAASMPLDINLVA
- the mutY gene encoding A/G-specific adenine glycosylase, yielding MTLPSIAAAVVQWQASHGRNHLPWQQTRDPYRVWLSEIMLQQTQVSTVLGYYQRFLDAFPDVASLAAAPQDAVLALWSGLGYYSRARNLHQCAQTVMEQWGGAFPQTAEELATLPGIGRSTAGAISSFCFSERVPILDANVRRVLTRVLAFDADLAQSRNEKQLWEHAQQLCPTENLHEAMPRYTQGMMDLGASVCTSRKPTCLVCPLHSECRAARAGNPENYPVRTRKIKRSSESWWLLLAVDAQRRVWLQKRPQAGIWAGLYSPPVFEDYAALQSHAQAAWPQDGTRGWQDLPGFLHVLTHKDLHLHPVLVPVDQAHAALASEVDASCWADAAAWTELGLPAPIRKLLDAELA
- the recN gene encoding DNA repair protein RecN, which gives rise to MALKRIVLRDFVIVQSLDLDWQTGFTVLTGETGAGKSIMLDALQLVLGARADAQVVREGCPQADICAEFDCPPQLNEWLEESGFAQEQDLLLRRVIDSLGRSRAWINGSPATATQLRHLGDQLIDIHGQHAWQSLTRPDAARAMLDTYGGIETAQLKSLWQDWRQSHQALEQALSAQDNLQRERERLQWQISELDKLSPRAEEWDELNAQHTRLSHAQTLMDSAQSCLQLLEDDDAGAATPLGRAHHLLQDQEHLEPEFQSIADVLGSCVAQLHDARHSLQAYLRRADLDPELLADLDERLSVWMQLARRYKRTPEDLPALLEGWKQELHQLDAAVDVEGLRAKEQAAHLRYQAEARKISQQRTLAAPRLSRAITQSMQSLGMKGGRFEVQLEHADAASPAGTDSITFLVAGHTGATPKPVAKVASGGELSRISLAIAVTTSELGQAGTLIFDEVDSGVGGAVAETVGRLMHSLGGSRQVLAVTHLPQVAAYADQHYRVTKRPKSNTTISSVDPLAGEEREMEMARMLGGEHLSEATMAHAREMLAMARLPAKQAANSALRPSATPARSAKASTTARKSGKVRGV
- the rapZ gene encoding RNase adapter RapZ, coding for MSMEIVLISGMSGSGKSVALHALEDAGYYCVDNLPPELLQSFVELKLTHQDEKVAIAMDARSAKGLPQLPDQLHRLKKQGLMPRMIFLDADSSTLIRRFSETRRRHPLSPGAQTNERQALELDIEKERELLGLLRDRSIVIDTGDLKSAQLQSYIKQIIEAPTGQMTLMFQSFGFKHSMPTDSDYVFDVRMLPNPFYDKELRALTGLDKPVADYLGALPEVQQMQLDIQQFLERWLPLLSRDHRSYVTVGIGCTGGQHRSVFLVEALARHFEKQWPTVRRHRSLDFRDKFIQVSQQFLATDATQPIS
- a CDS encoding winged helix-turn-helix domain-containing protein — protein: MQVLLLEDDPAIARTICYALEREGIAVTHSLLIADARRQWSRTAFDVLLMDVGLPDGNGLDWCRELRSAGSIVPVLVLSARGEEMDKVLGLELGADDYLTKPFSPRELLARTRALLRRSRQFQPAAPAQLAKALQIDEQGQRALIHSKALDLTRREYQLLQSLVNATGRILSRDALLEQIWGLDSESTDRTVDTHIKTLRAKLRERLPDQELIVTHRGLGYSLNQPG
- a CDS encoding NAD kinase — translated: MTSTFHHIALIGKYHTPAAGVPSDAASEALQRIAGYVRSMGCEVILDTQSAIYAGLPDYPSMDVDGLGRHCDLGLVVGGDGTMLGVCRHLARYGTPLVGINQGRLGFVTDIALDEFEASITPILQGEYEEDERTLMNARVMRDGQCVFEAQAMNDVVVNRGSTSGMVELRIEVGGSFVSNQRADGLIVATPTGSTAYALSAGGPMLHPSIPAWVMVPIAPHNLSNRPIVLSDAQEVTIEVVGGRGDASANFDMQSLKSLQHGDRILVTRADHSVHFLHPKGWNYFDTLRKKLGWNEGGV
- the creC gene encoding two-component system sensor histidine kinase CreC, which translates into the protein MRLGLRLFFAFFLINGLAAFFVLRVFMVEIKPSVRKVTEDTLVETAYALATLASADMEEGRLQAGADSTFATQLQGYTQKPIQAWIWDTRKTTLDLRITVTDSRGIVLFDSQGRDQGADYSRWRDVYLTLRGEYGARTTRAVKEDESSSVMYVSAPIMVDGQIAGVLTTSKPSSSVQKIVDGAEQKILRGGLLFVLLSAAVGCAVTWWFVLHVRRLRNYAQHVQAPTLNESAHPAQASAPAAIPDMPGELGELAQAMDNMRKRLEGRDYIEGYVRALTHELKSPVAAIRGAGELLQEELPPQDRAMFARQVVDQSLRLQNLIDQLLQLSRLEQRQQLDTSHGCSLMECARQAMDSLQSHTEQRRISIRLSGVDSSGPWETGLVTLAISNLLQNALDFSAENSVIELELGPHRITVSDQGPGVAEPLLARLGERFFTTPRPNGERSGTGLGLSIVTRIMHLHGGSMQVRNRHPGLAVTLDFAPQS
- the creD gene encoding cell envelope integrity protein CreD, with amino-acid sequence MKNRLLFKTVSLLIVLALLMAGLSMIQDVVKDRIRNRDYAVQSVVSSLAGTQTLIGPALVQSCTETTSTTNGKKIEYSTREFQRMLLPDTLNHDANAKMEERSRGLHHINTYVLHDQISASFANAAQYAALPKPSEPNAVVRCKKVLVAFALSDPRGIRSATLQANGQDLAVESGTPLERYGKGIQAEIDASLLKKGEALNLDLKLQLLGTEQLAFSPIATESKVTLTADWPHPSFGGSFLPSRREVTDSGFTASWELSSLATSASTAFTRQQRLCNPGYWGGSETYAASSTRSHDDSGPCLETMDTEFVNPVNVYSLSERATKYGILFVILTFVAVGLFEVMKKLRVHPVQYLLVGSALCSFFLLLISLSEHLGFATAYAIAASSCVALLAFYASHILGSIRRGLPFAVAISALYGLLYVLLQLEQTALVVGSIALFGVLALVMICTRHVDWYAFGRTESDAPSKSSKQEEAA